One Scophthalmus maximus strain ysfricsl-2021 chromosome 9, ASM2237912v1, whole genome shotgun sequence genomic region harbors:
- the LOC118319260 gene encoding uncharacterized protein LOC118319260 isoform X3 — translation MGALASPSPVVFCFLRSDYSDSTRMHHRPANTGRNKRARGQFTDMLLLFLTVSGVLIEASADIEHESLCYGSTFNLPVRFTPSDFRGQLYFTPSMGGSRKLLINDGEAKDPRLNISLGSVRLTDLTERDNGTFSISFGDESTNDIITLTIDDCAEKITKYYGDIYGSTLPKGTEFVEFTTLHLRDQPQVVWNGTNLQENGKIRMFFSYLEIFRVTQADNGYYNFRKKDNTLLSRILLIVQENNRRSEVWVKERLSIQYPMFDVKWTVTFTPKGKMETQTWIEGNRLVTGDLSGRIWLVHNGIDIDVESTDSGTLEFRDRQGNLALTVEVNVIAEETDPTFIYVAPALVIIFVVVVGCCCVKKFCFKKRSSSNEPAPQTAAAPAVYYHFQDTNPSYSAAPTTSALLSQPMTPPVSSEHSNGPSVAAPTLSVGSEPQSSDPEPTFELKGVTFPAAPLLSSDSTLCDTYTSDKLDFL, via the exons ATGGGCGCATTGGCCTCGCCCAgtccagttgttttttgttttttaagatcCGATTATTCAGACAGCACTCGAATGCATCACAGGCCGGCCAACACGGGACGAAACAAAAGAGCGCGTGGTCAGTTCACG gacatgctgctgttgttcctgACAGTTTCCGGCGTGCTCATTG AGGCATCCGCTGATATTGAGCATGAAAGTCTGTGCTATGGCAGCACTTTCAACTTACCAGTTCGTTTTACGCCCTCTGATTTCCGTGGACAACTGTACTTCACTCCGAGCATGGGGGGATCCAGGAAGCTGCTGATCAATGATGGGGAG GCAAAGGACCCGCGTCTGAACATCTCCCTTGGCTCAGTTCGTTTGACAGATttgacagaaagagacaatggAACTTTTTCCATCTCATTTGGTGATGAAAGCACAAACGATATCATCACGCTGACAATTGATG ATTGTGCTGAAAAGATCACAAAATATTACGGGGATATCTATGGCAGTACTCTTCCGAAGGGGACAGAATTTGTGGAGTTCACTACGCTTCACCTTCGGGACCAACCACAGGTGGTGTGGAATGGCACCAACCTGCAGGAGAATGGCAAAATacggatgtttttttcatacctGGAGATCTTCAGAGTCACTCAAGCAGACAACGGCTACTACAACTTCAGGAAAAAGGACAACACTTTGCTGTCGAGGATACTGCTCATAGTACAAG AGAACAATAGACGCTCTGAAGTATGGGTAAAAGAGCGGCTCTCCATCCAATATCCGATGTTCGATGTTAAGTGGACTGTGACTTTTACACCGAAGGGGAAAATGGAAACTCAAACGTGGATAGAGGGAAACAGACTGGTCACAGGGGATCTTTCAGGGAGGATTTGGTTGGTGCATAATGGCATAGACATCGATGTGGAAAGCACAGACTCTGGCACCTTGGAATTCAGAGACCGACAAGGCAACCTGGCCTTGACTGTGGAGGTGAACGTAATAGCTGAGGAAACAGATCCCACATTTATATATGTTGCTCCTGCTCTTGTGATCATCTTTGTGGTGGTTgttggctgctgctgcgtgAAGAAGTTCTGTTTCAAAAAGAGGTCTTCAAGTAACGAGCCTGCTCCTCAGACTGCTGCAGCACCCGCTGTGTATTACCAT TTTCAAGATACAAATCCAAGTTATTCTGCTGCACCCACAACTTCAGCCCTCTTGTCTCAGCCAATGACGCCCCCTGTGTCTTCAGAACACTCGAATGGGCCATCG GTTGCTGCTCCCACCCTCTCAGTCGGCTCTGAGCCCCAGTCCTCGGACCCCGAGCCAACATTTGAGCTGAAAGGAGTGACCTTTCCCGCTGCTCCCCTCCTCAGCTCAGACTCGACTCTCTGTGACACTTATACCTCAGATAAACTTGACTTTCTGTAA
- the LOC118319260 gene encoding uncharacterized protein LOC118319260 isoform X1, with amino-acid sequence MGALASPSPVVFCFLRSDYSDSTRMHHRPANTGRNKRARGQFTDMLLLFLTVSGVLIGECHLFVQSDSGLTPKNVSFAVKQSRGESRLRPASRALQAVMQTVSPGIAVLQQLLRKRSNASADIEHESLCYGSTFNLPVRFTPSDFRGQLYFTPSMGGSRKLLINDGEAKDPRLNISLGSVRLTDLTERDNGTFSISFGDESTNDIITLTIDDCAEKITKYYGDIYGSTLPKGTEFVEFTTLHLRDQPQVVWNGTNLQENGKIRMFFSYLEIFRVTQADNGYYNFRKKDNTLLSRILLIVQENNRRSEVWVKERLSIQYPMFDVKWTVTFTPKGKMETQTWIEGNRLVTGDLSGRIWLVHNGIDIDVESTDSGTLEFRDRQGNLALTVEVNVIAEETDPTFIYVAPALVIIFVVVVGCCCVKKFCFKKRSSSNEPAPQTAAAPAVYYHFQDTNPSYSAAPTTSALLSQPMTPPVSSEHSNGPSVAAPTLSVGSEPQSSDPEPTFELKGVTFPAAPLLSSDSTLCDTYTSDKLDFL; translated from the exons ATGGGCGCATTGGCCTCGCCCAgtccagttgttttttgttttttaagatcCGATTATTCAGACAGCACTCGAATGCATCACAGGCCGGCCAACACGGGACGAAACAAAAGAGCGCGTGGTCAGTTCACG gacatgctgctgttgttcctgACAGTTTCCGGCGTGCTCATTGGTGAGTGCCACTTATTTGTACAATCGGACTCAGGTTTGACCcctaaaaatgtgtcttttgcgGTGAAGCAGTCGCGGGGGGAGTCGAGGCTCCGCCCTGCCTCGCGGGCTCTGCAGGCCGTCATGCAAACTGTCTCACCTGGGATTGCAGTTCTGCAACAGCTGCTCAGAAAACGCAGTAAC GCATCCGCTGATATTGAGCATGAAAGTCTGTGCTATGGCAGCACTTTCAACTTACCAGTTCGTTTTACGCCCTCTGATTTCCGTGGACAACTGTACTTCACTCCGAGCATGGGGGGATCCAGGAAGCTGCTGATCAATGATGGGGAG GCAAAGGACCCGCGTCTGAACATCTCCCTTGGCTCAGTTCGTTTGACAGATttgacagaaagagacaatggAACTTTTTCCATCTCATTTGGTGATGAAAGCACAAACGATATCATCACGCTGACAATTGATG ATTGTGCTGAAAAGATCACAAAATATTACGGGGATATCTATGGCAGTACTCTTCCGAAGGGGACAGAATTTGTGGAGTTCACTACGCTTCACCTTCGGGACCAACCACAGGTGGTGTGGAATGGCACCAACCTGCAGGAGAATGGCAAAATacggatgtttttttcatacctGGAGATCTTCAGAGTCACTCAAGCAGACAACGGCTACTACAACTTCAGGAAAAAGGACAACACTTTGCTGTCGAGGATACTGCTCATAGTACAAG AGAACAATAGACGCTCTGAAGTATGGGTAAAAGAGCGGCTCTCCATCCAATATCCGATGTTCGATGTTAAGTGGACTGTGACTTTTACACCGAAGGGGAAAATGGAAACTCAAACGTGGATAGAGGGAAACAGACTGGTCACAGGGGATCTTTCAGGGAGGATTTGGTTGGTGCATAATGGCATAGACATCGATGTGGAAAGCACAGACTCTGGCACCTTGGAATTCAGAGACCGACAAGGCAACCTGGCCTTGACTGTGGAGGTGAACGTAATAGCTGAGGAAACAGATCCCACATTTATATATGTTGCTCCTGCTCTTGTGATCATCTTTGTGGTGGTTgttggctgctgctgcgtgAAGAAGTTCTGTTTCAAAAAGAGGTCTTCAAGTAACGAGCCTGCTCCTCAGACTGCTGCAGCACCCGCTGTGTATTACCAT TTTCAAGATACAAATCCAAGTTATTCTGCTGCACCCACAACTTCAGCCCTCTTGTCTCAGCCAATGACGCCCCCTGTGTCTTCAGAACACTCGAATGGGCCATCG GTTGCTGCTCCCACCCTCTCAGTCGGCTCTGAGCCCCAGTCCTCGGACCCCGAGCCAACATTTGAGCTGAAAGGAGTGACCTTTCCCGCTGCTCCCCTCCTCAGCTCAGACTCGACTCTCTGTGACACTTATACCTCAGATAAACTTGACTTTCTGTAA
- the LOC118319260 gene encoding uncharacterized protein LOC118319260 isoform X2 translates to MLLLFLTVSGVLIGECHLFVQSDSGLTPKNVSFAVKQSRGESRLRPASRALQAVMQTVSPGIAVLQQLLRKRSNASADIEHESLCYGSTFNLPVRFTPSDFRGQLYFTPSMGGSRKLLINDGEAKDPRLNISLGSVRLTDLTERDNGTFSISFGDESTNDIITLTIDDCAEKITKYYGDIYGSTLPKGTEFVEFTTLHLRDQPQVVWNGTNLQENGKIRMFFSYLEIFRVTQADNGYYNFRKKDNTLLSRILLIVQENNRRSEVWVKERLSIQYPMFDVKWTVTFTPKGKMETQTWIEGNRLVTGDLSGRIWLVHNGIDIDVESTDSGTLEFRDRQGNLALTVEVNVIAEETDPTFIYVAPALVIIFVVVVGCCCVKKFCFKKRSSSNEPAPQTAAAPAVYYHFQDTNPSYSAAPTTSALLSQPMTPPVSSEHSNGPSVAAPTLSVGSEPQSSDPEPTFELKGVTFPAAPLLSSDSTLCDTYTSDKLDFL, encoded by the exons atgctgctgttgttcctgACAGTTTCCGGCGTGCTCATTGGTGAGTGCCACTTATTTGTACAATCGGACTCAGGTTTGACCcctaaaaatgtgtcttttgcgGTGAAGCAGTCGCGGGGGGAGTCGAGGCTCCGCCCTGCCTCGCGGGCTCTGCAGGCCGTCATGCAAACTGTCTCACCTGGGATTGCAGTTCTGCAACAGCTGCTCAGAAAACGCAGTAAC GCATCCGCTGATATTGAGCATGAAAGTCTGTGCTATGGCAGCACTTTCAACTTACCAGTTCGTTTTACGCCCTCTGATTTCCGTGGACAACTGTACTTCACTCCGAGCATGGGGGGATCCAGGAAGCTGCTGATCAATGATGGGGAG GCAAAGGACCCGCGTCTGAACATCTCCCTTGGCTCAGTTCGTTTGACAGATttgacagaaagagacaatggAACTTTTTCCATCTCATTTGGTGATGAAAGCACAAACGATATCATCACGCTGACAATTGATG ATTGTGCTGAAAAGATCACAAAATATTACGGGGATATCTATGGCAGTACTCTTCCGAAGGGGACAGAATTTGTGGAGTTCACTACGCTTCACCTTCGGGACCAACCACAGGTGGTGTGGAATGGCACCAACCTGCAGGAGAATGGCAAAATacggatgtttttttcatacctGGAGATCTTCAGAGTCACTCAAGCAGACAACGGCTACTACAACTTCAGGAAAAAGGACAACACTTTGCTGTCGAGGATACTGCTCATAGTACAAG AGAACAATAGACGCTCTGAAGTATGGGTAAAAGAGCGGCTCTCCATCCAATATCCGATGTTCGATGTTAAGTGGACTGTGACTTTTACACCGAAGGGGAAAATGGAAACTCAAACGTGGATAGAGGGAAACAGACTGGTCACAGGGGATCTTTCAGGGAGGATTTGGTTGGTGCATAATGGCATAGACATCGATGTGGAAAGCACAGACTCTGGCACCTTGGAATTCAGAGACCGACAAGGCAACCTGGCCTTGACTGTGGAGGTGAACGTAATAGCTGAGGAAACAGATCCCACATTTATATATGTTGCTCCTGCTCTTGTGATCATCTTTGTGGTGGTTgttggctgctgctgcgtgAAGAAGTTCTGTTTCAAAAAGAGGTCTTCAAGTAACGAGCCTGCTCCTCAGACTGCTGCAGCACCCGCTGTGTATTACCAT TTTCAAGATACAAATCCAAGTTATTCTGCTGCACCCACAACTTCAGCCCTCTTGTCTCAGCCAATGACGCCCCCTGTGTCTTCAGAACACTCGAATGGGCCATCG GTTGCTGCTCCCACCCTCTCAGTCGGCTCTGAGCCCCAGTCCTCGGACCCCGAGCCAACATTTGAGCTGAAAGGAGTGACCTTTCCCGCTGCTCCCCTCCTCAGCTCAGACTCGACTCTCTGTGACACTTATACCTCAGATAAACTTGACTTTCTGTAA
- the LOC118319260 gene encoding uncharacterized protein LOC118319260 isoform X6 has protein sequence MGGSRKLLINDGEAKDPRLNISLGSVRLTDLTERDNGTFSISFGDESTNDIITLTIDDCAEKITKYYGDIYGSTLPKGTEFVEFTTLHLRDQPQVVWNGTNLQENGKIRMFFSYLEIFRVTQADNGYYNFRKKDNTLLSRILLIVQENNRRSEVWVKERLSIQYPMFDVKWTVTFTPKGKMETQTWIEGNRLVTGDLSGRIWLVHNGIDIDVESTDSGTLEFRDRQGNLALTVEVNVIAEETDPTFIYVAPALVIIFVVVVGCCCVKKFCFKKRSSSNEPAPQTAAAPAVYYHFQDTNPSYSAAPTTSALLSQPMTPPVSSEHSNGPSVAAPTLSVGSEPQSSDPEPTFELKGVTFPAAPLLSSDSTLCDTYTSDKLDFL, from the exons ATGGGGGGATCCAGGAAGCTGCTGATCAATGATGGGGAG GCAAAGGACCCGCGTCTGAACATCTCCCTTGGCTCAGTTCGTTTGACAGATttgacagaaagagacaatggAACTTTTTCCATCTCATTTGGTGATGAAAGCACAAACGATATCATCACGCTGACAATTGATG ATTGTGCTGAAAAGATCACAAAATATTACGGGGATATCTATGGCAGTACTCTTCCGAAGGGGACAGAATTTGTGGAGTTCACTACGCTTCACCTTCGGGACCAACCACAGGTGGTGTGGAATGGCACCAACCTGCAGGAGAATGGCAAAATacggatgtttttttcatacctGGAGATCTTCAGAGTCACTCAAGCAGACAACGGCTACTACAACTTCAGGAAAAAGGACAACACTTTGCTGTCGAGGATACTGCTCATAGTACAAG AGAACAATAGACGCTCTGAAGTATGGGTAAAAGAGCGGCTCTCCATCCAATATCCGATGTTCGATGTTAAGTGGACTGTGACTTTTACACCGAAGGGGAAAATGGAAACTCAAACGTGGATAGAGGGAAACAGACTGGTCACAGGGGATCTTTCAGGGAGGATTTGGTTGGTGCATAATGGCATAGACATCGATGTGGAAAGCACAGACTCTGGCACCTTGGAATTCAGAGACCGACAAGGCAACCTGGCCTTGACTGTGGAGGTGAACGTAATAGCTGAGGAAACAGATCCCACATTTATATATGTTGCTCCTGCTCTTGTGATCATCTTTGTGGTGGTTgttggctgctgctgcgtgAAGAAGTTCTGTTTCAAAAAGAGGTCTTCAAGTAACGAGCCTGCTCCTCAGACTGCTGCAGCACCCGCTGTGTATTACCAT TTTCAAGATACAAATCCAAGTTATTCTGCTGCACCCACAACTTCAGCCCTCTTGTCTCAGCCAATGACGCCCCCTGTGTCTTCAGAACACTCGAATGGGCCATCG GTTGCTGCTCCCACCCTCTCAGTCGGCTCTGAGCCCCAGTCCTCGGACCCCGAGCCAACATTTGAGCTGAAAGGAGTGACCTTTCCCGCTGCTCCCCTCCTCAGCTCAGACTCGACTCTCTGTGACACTTATACCTCAGATAAACTTGACTTTCTGTAA
- the LOC118319260 gene encoding uncharacterized protein LOC118319260 isoform X5: MLLLFLTVSGVLIEASADIEHESLCYGSTFNLPVRFTPSDFRGQLYFTPSMGGSRKLLINDGEAKDPRLNISLGSVRLTDLTERDNGTFSISFGDESTNDIITLTIDDCAEKITKYYGDIYGSTLPKGTEFVEFTTLHLRDQPQVVWNGTNLQENGKIRMFFSYLEIFRVTQADNGYYNFRKKDNTLLSRILLIVQENNRRSEVWVKERLSIQYPMFDVKWTVTFTPKGKMETQTWIEGNRLVTGDLSGRIWLVHNGIDIDVESTDSGTLEFRDRQGNLALTVEVNVIAEETDPTFIYVAPALVIIFVVVVGCCCVKKFCFKKRSSSNEPAPQTAAAPAVYYHFQDTNPSYSAAPTTSALLSQPMTPPVSSEHSNGPSVAAPTLSVGSEPQSSDPEPTFELKGVTFPAAPLLSSDSTLCDTYTSDKLDFL; this comes from the exons atgctgctgttgttcctgACAGTTTCCGGCGTGCTCATTG AGGCATCCGCTGATATTGAGCATGAAAGTCTGTGCTATGGCAGCACTTTCAACTTACCAGTTCGTTTTACGCCCTCTGATTTCCGTGGACAACTGTACTTCACTCCGAGCATGGGGGGATCCAGGAAGCTGCTGATCAATGATGGGGAG GCAAAGGACCCGCGTCTGAACATCTCCCTTGGCTCAGTTCGTTTGACAGATttgacagaaagagacaatggAACTTTTTCCATCTCATTTGGTGATGAAAGCACAAACGATATCATCACGCTGACAATTGATG ATTGTGCTGAAAAGATCACAAAATATTACGGGGATATCTATGGCAGTACTCTTCCGAAGGGGACAGAATTTGTGGAGTTCACTACGCTTCACCTTCGGGACCAACCACAGGTGGTGTGGAATGGCACCAACCTGCAGGAGAATGGCAAAATacggatgtttttttcatacctGGAGATCTTCAGAGTCACTCAAGCAGACAACGGCTACTACAACTTCAGGAAAAAGGACAACACTTTGCTGTCGAGGATACTGCTCATAGTACAAG AGAACAATAGACGCTCTGAAGTATGGGTAAAAGAGCGGCTCTCCATCCAATATCCGATGTTCGATGTTAAGTGGACTGTGACTTTTACACCGAAGGGGAAAATGGAAACTCAAACGTGGATAGAGGGAAACAGACTGGTCACAGGGGATCTTTCAGGGAGGATTTGGTTGGTGCATAATGGCATAGACATCGATGTGGAAAGCACAGACTCTGGCACCTTGGAATTCAGAGACCGACAAGGCAACCTGGCCTTGACTGTGGAGGTGAACGTAATAGCTGAGGAAACAGATCCCACATTTATATATGTTGCTCCTGCTCTTGTGATCATCTTTGTGGTGGTTgttggctgctgctgcgtgAAGAAGTTCTGTTTCAAAAAGAGGTCTTCAAGTAACGAGCCTGCTCCTCAGACTGCTGCAGCACCCGCTGTGTATTACCAT TTTCAAGATACAAATCCAAGTTATTCTGCTGCACCCACAACTTCAGCCCTCTTGTCTCAGCCAATGACGCCCCCTGTGTCTTCAGAACACTCGAATGGGCCATCG GTTGCTGCTCCCACCCTCTCAGTCGGCTCTGAGCCCCAGTCCTCGGACCCCGAGCCAACATTTGAGCTGAAAGGAGTGACCTTTCCCGCTGCTCCCCTCCTCAGCTCAGACTCGACTCTCTGTGACACTTATACCTCAGATAAACTTGACTTTCTGTAA
- the LOC118319260 gene encoding uncharacterized protein LOC118319260 isoform X4 — protein MQTVSPGIAVLQQLLRKRSNASADIEHESLCYGSTFNLPVRFTPSDFRGQLYFTPSMGGSRKLLINDGEAKDPRLNISLGSVRLTDLTERDNGTFSISFGDESTNDIITLTIDDCAEKITKYYGDIYGSTLPKGTEFVEFTTLHLRDQPQVVWNGTNLQENGKIRMFFSYLEIFRVTQADNGYYNFRKKDNTLLSRILLIVQENNRRSEVWVKERLSIQYPMFDVKWTVTFTPKGKMETQTWIEGNRLVTGDLSGRIWLVHNGIDIDVESTDSGTLEFRDRQGNLALTVEVNVIAEETDPTFIYVAPALVIIFVVVVGCCCVKKFCFKKRSSSNEPAPQTAAAPAVYYHFQDTNPSYSAAPTTSALLSQPMTPPVSSEHSNGPSVAAPTLSVGSEPQSSDPEPTFELKGVTFPAAPLLSSDSTLCDTYTSDKLDFL, from the exons ATGCAAACTGTCTCACCTGGGATTGCAGTTCTGCAACAGCTGCTCAGAAAACGCAGTAAC GCATCCGCTGATATTGAGCATGAAAGTCTGTGCTATGGCAGCACTTTCAACTTACCAGTTCGTTTTACGCCCTCTGATTTCCGTGGACAACTGTACTTCACTCCGAGCATGGGGGGATCCAGGAAGCTGCTGATCAATGATGGGGAG GCAAAGGACCCGCGTCTGAACATCTCCCTTGGCTCAGTTCGTTTGACAGATttgacagaaagagacaatggAACTTTTTCCATCTCATTTGGTGATGAAAGCACAAACGATATCATCACGCTGACAATTGATG ATTGTGCTGAAAAGATCACAAAATATTACGGGGATATCTATGGCAGTACTCTTCCGAAGGGGACAGAATTTGTGGAGTTCACTACGCTTCACCTTCGGGACCAACCACAGGTGGTGTGGAATGGCACCAACCTGCAGGAGAATGGCAAAATacggatgtttttttcatacctGGAGATCTTCAGAGTCACTCAAGCAGACAACGGCTACTACAACTTCAGGAAAAAGGACAACACTTTGCTGTCGAGGATACTGCTCATAGTACAAG AGAACAATAGACGCTCTGAAGTATGGGTAAAAGAGCGGCTCTCCATCCAATATCCGATGTTCGATGTTAAGTGGACTGTGACTTTTACACCGAAGGGGAAAATGGAAACTCAAACGTGGATAGAGGGAAACAGACTGGTCACAGGGGATCTTTCAGGGAGGATTTGGTTGGTGCATAATGGCATAGACATCGATGTGGAAAGCACAGACTCTGGCACCTTGGAATTCAGAGACCGACAAGGCAACCTGGCCTTGACTGTGGAGGTGAACGTAATAGCTGAGGAAACAGATCCCACATTTATATATGTTGCTCCTGCTCTTGTGATCATCTTTGTGGTGGTTgttggctgctgctgcgtgAAGAAGTTCTGTTTCAAAAAGAGGTCTTCAAGTAACGAGCCTGCTCCTCAGACTGCTGCAGCACCCGCTGTGTATTACCAT TTTCAAGATACAAATCCAAGTTATTCTGCTGCACCCACAACTTCAGCCCTCTTGTCTCAGCCAATGACGCCCCCTGTGTCTTCAGAACACTCGAATGGGCCATCG GTTGCTGCTCCCACCCTCTCAGTCGGCTCTGAGCCCCAGTCCTCGGACCCCGAGCCAACATTTGAGCTGAAAGGAGTGACCTTTCCCGCTGCTCCCCTCCTCAGCTCAGACTCGACTCTCTGTGACACTTATACCTCAGATAAACTTGACTTTCTGTAA